From the Kribbella sp. CA-293567 genome, the window GGCTGACCAGCGATCTTGTACTGCGCGAGCCCGGCCGGCAGGTCGAACGGGTTCTTGATCGTGGCGGCGGCCGGCGGCTTGACCTTGGCGGCGGTCAGCTCGGCCAGATAGGTCTGCCAGCCGGCCTGGGCCTGCTGGTTGCGCGTGGCCTGGAGTTGTTTGGAAAGTTGCGTCGCGCCGGCCAGGTCGGCCAGCTGGCCCTCCATGGCCATCGCCGCGCTGGCTGCCTTCTCGCGGACCGTCTTGCCGAGCTCGTTGGCGGTCTGCGTCGCCTTGTCGGCCGCAGCACGCTTGGCCGCCGCGTCGGCGGTCGCAGTACCGGCTGTCGACTCGGCGGCCGTGGCTGCCTTGTACTGCGCGACCTGGGTGCTGCCGAGTTGCCTGATCGCGGTCTGGCGGTCGGCGATCTCCTGCAGGTTGTCGGCGATCGGCGCGAGCGACCACAGCATCGACTCGGTTCCCAGCACCGTCGGGATGCCCAGCTGGTAGGCCTGCGCGGTGAGCAGACCGAGGCGACGGCGCTCGTCCTGCGACTTGTTCTGGGTGCTGTTCGCGAACGCTTCCGCCTTCTTGGCGGCGACCTCGGCGGTCTGCGAGACTTTCAGGGCGTTGGTGTAGGCGACCGTGGCCTTGGCGACGTCGATCTGGATGGCCGCGGCCTCGGCCTGCAACTGCTCGAGCGACCGGTTCACGTCCGTCACGGAGGCCGGCGGGGGCGGAGGCGGGTCGGCGAAGGCGGCGTACGTGGGCAACGCGAGGACTGCCACTACCGCGCCGAGTGCGGCGAGGCGCAGTCTGCGGCCGTTGCCCAGCATCGAGCCCCCCATGTCCTCGTGACCGAATCCCGACCGACGGGCGCCTCACGCGCGCACGGAAAGAGGACCACCCCCGTGCCTGCCCCAGCGTAGGCGCCCGACGGTCCTTACGGAACCCGGGGCGGGAAAGGCTGGTGCCAGCGACTAGGATTTCGGCCATGGCCTCGCACTTTGACGTTGTTGTCCTCGGCGCCGGCCCGGGTGGGTACGTCGCGGCGATCCGCGCCGCCCAGCTCGGGCTCAAAACCGCCATCATCGAGAAGAAGTACTGGGGCGGTGTCTGCCTGAACGTGGGCTGCATCCCGTCCAAGGCGCTGCTGCGGAACGCGGAGCTGGCGCACATCTTCCGCAAGGAGGCGAAGACCTTCGGGATCAGCGGGGAGGTGAGCTTCGACTTCCCGACGGCGGTGCAGCGCAGCCGGAAGGTGGCCGACGGCCGCGTCAAGGGCGTGCACTTCCTGATGAAGAAGAACAACATCACCGAGTTCGACGGGTGGGGCTCCTTCGTGGACGCCAACACCCTGGACGTGTCGCTGAACGACGGCAACTCCGAAACCGTCACCTTCGACAACTGCATCATCGCCACCGGCGCGACCACCAAGCTGCTGCCGGGCACCCAGCTGAGTGACAAGGTCGTCACCTACGAAGAGCAGATCCTCACCGAGGAGCTGCCGGGCAGCATCATCATCGCCGGTGCCGGCGCGATCGGCGTCGAGTTCGCCTACGTGCTGTCGAACTACGGCGTGAAGGTGACCATCGTCGAGTTCCTCGACCGGATGGTCCCGCTGGAGGACGTCGAGGTCTCCAAGGAGCTCGCCAAGGCGTACAAGAAGCTCGGCGTCGACGTACTCACCTCCACCCGGGTCGACTCGATCGACGACTCCGGCGAGAAGGTCAAGGTCACCGTCACCGGCAAGGACGGCAACCAGCAGACGCTGGAGGCCGACAAGGTGATGCAGGCGATCGGCTTCCAGCCCCGCGTCGACGGCTACGGACTGGACAAGATCGGCGTCAAGCTGACCGAACGCGGCGCGATCGAGGCCGACGGGGTGCTGCGCACCAACGTGCCGAACATCTTCGCCATCGGTGACGTGAACGCGAAGCTGATGCTGGCCCACGCCGCCGAGGCGCAGGCCGTGATCGCGGCCGAGACCATCGCCGGGGTCGAGACGATGGAGCTCGACCACGTGATGATCCCGCGGGCGACCTTCTGCCAGCCGCAGATCGCCAGCTTCGGCTACACCGAGGAGCAGGCCCGGGAGAAGGGCTACGACGTGAAGGTCGCGAAGTTCCCCTTCACCGCCAACGGCAAGGCGCACGGCCTGGGCGACCCGAACGGTTTCGTCAAGGTGATCGCCGACGCGAAGTACGGCGAACTGCTCGGCGCGCACCTGATCGGCCCCGAGGTCACCGAACTGCTGCCCGAGCTGACCCTGGCACAGAAGTGGGACCTGACCACCAAGGAACTGGCCCGCAACGTGCACGCCCACCCCACCCTGAGCGAGGCGTTGCAGGAGGCCTTCCACGGTCTCGAAGGGCACATGATCAACTTCTGAGCCATCACGGCACCAGGAGGCAGGGCAGGCGGAAATTCGCCTGACCTGCCTCCTTTTCGTTGCTACCGTTGCCGCATGCACTACTTCTTCTTCGTCTGAGCACTCTCCGCACCGGCTATCAGTCCGTTCGGAGAGAGAAGAAGAGATGTCTGTTCAGATCACCCTGCCCGCGCGCGCCCGGGCACAGCTCACAGCCAGCGGCATTCACAGCGTCAGAGGCGGCCGGACCGTCCTTTCCGGCATCGACCTGACCGTTTCACCGCAGTCGCGGTGGGGCGTTGTCGGCGAGAACGGGCGGGGCAAGTCCACGCTGCTACACATCCTGGCCGGCGTCCTCGAGCCGGATGCCGGGACTGTTCAGCGGGTCGGCACGGTCGGCGTCGCGGAGCAGGAGATGTCCACGGTCGGCGACCGCACGGTCGGCGACGTCATCGACCTCGAACTCGCCGACGTCCGCGCCGTACTGCGGGCCCTCGACGACGCCTCCAGCGCACTCGCGCAAGATTCGCCGGGCGCGGCGGAGGCGTACGCGGCCGCCCTCGACGCGGCCCAGGTCCTCGAAGCGTGGGACGCCGACCGGCGGGTCGACCTGGCCCTCGAAAGCCTCGGTGCGGCCACCGACCGGTCCCGGCGACTGGCCGAACTGTCGGTCGGTCAGCGCTACCGGGTCCGGCTCGCGTGCCTGCTCGGCGCAGGTCACGACTTCCTGCTCCTCGACGAGCCGACCAATCACCTGGACCTGGCCGGGCTCGAGTTCCTCACCACCCAACTCAAGGCCTATCCCGGTGGTGTGGTGCTGGTCAGTCATGACCGGGCGCTGTTGTCGGACGTGGCGCCGACCATGCTCGACCTCGACCCGAGCTGGGACGGCAAGCCACGGGTGTACGGCGGCGGCTTCCCCGGCTACCAGGAAGGCCGCCTGGCCGAGCGCGAACGCTGGTCAGCGGAGTACGAGCAGCAACAGGCGGAGCATGCCCGGCTCACTCAGGACCTTTCGGCGGCGCAGAATCGCCTGTCGTCGGGGTGGCGGCCGGAGAAGGGGCACGGCAGGCACGAGCGGGCGACTCGTGCGCCGGCGCTCGTACGGTCGGTGAATCGCCGCCGCGACGAACTGGAGCAACACGCGCTTCCCGTACCGGCCCCACCACGACGGTTCCGGATGCCGGAGCTGCCGGCACGACCCGGCGTGACGCTTCTGCAGGCCGAGCAGGTGACGGTCGAGGGTCGGCTGCGGAAGCCGGTGACCGTGTACCTCGAAGCTGGGGCGCGGTTGGTCGTCAGCGGACCCAACGGGTCCGGCAAGTCGACGCTGCTGTCGGTACTGGCCGGAGGGCTCGACCCGACGAGCGGCTCGGTTCACGCGTCGCCGTCGGCTCGGGTGCGGTTGCTGGAGCAGGAGTCGCCGCAGGCGCGAACTGGCCGGGCGCGGGACGTGCTGCGGTCTCACCAGGACGGCTTGGTCTCCCTCGGACTGCTGGCGGCCAGGGATCTCGACAAGCCGATCGGGGAGCTGTCGATGGGTCAGC encodes:
- the lpdA gene encoding dihydrolipoyl dehydrogenase, with the translated sequence MASHFDVVVLGAGPGGYVAAIRAAQLGLKTAIIEKKYWGGVCLNVGCIPSKALLRNAELAHIFRKEAKTFGISGEVSFDFPTAVQRSRKVADGRVKGVHFLMKKNNITEFDGWGSFVDANTLDVSLNDGNSETVTFDNCIIATGATTKLLPGTQLSDKVVTYEEQILTEELPGSIIIAGAGAIGVEFAYVLSNYGVKVTIVEFLDRMVPLEDVEVSKELAKAYKKLGVDVLTSTRVDSIDDSGEKVKVTVTGKDGNQQTLEADKVMQAIGFQPRVDGYGLDKIGVKLTERGAIEADGVLRTNVPNIFAIGDVNAKLMLAHAAEAQAVIAAETIAGVETMELDHVMIPRATFCQPQIASFGYTEEQAREKGYDVKVAKFPFTANGKAHGLGDPNGFVKVIADAKYGELLGAHLIGPEVTELLPELTLAQKWDLTTKELARNVHAHPTLSEALQEAFHGLEGHMINF
- a CDS encoding ABC-F family ATP-binding cassette domain-containing protein, whose amino-acid sequence is MSVQITLPARARAQLTASGIHSVRGGRTVLSGIDLTVSPQSRWGVVGENGRGKSTLLHILAGVLEPDAGTVQRVGTVGVAEQEMSTVGDRTVGDVIDLELADVRAVLRALDDASSALAQDSPGAAEAYAAALDAAQVLEAWDADRRVDLALESLGAATDRSRRLAELSVGQRYRVRLACLLGAGHDFLLLDEPTNHLDLAGLEFLTTQLKAYPGGVVLVSHDRALLSDVAPTMLDLDPSWDGKPRVYGGGFPGYQEGRLAERERWSAEYEQQQAEHARLTQDLSAAQNRLSSGWRPEKGHGRHERATRAPALVRSVNRRRDELEQHALPVPAPPRRFRMPELPARPGVTLLQAEQVTVEGRLRKPVTVYLEAGARLVVSGPNGSGKSTLLSVLAGGLDPTSGSVHASPSARVRLLEQESPQARTGRARDVLRSHQDGLVSLGLLAARDLDKPIGELSMGQQRRLDLAVALAARPHVLLLDEPTNHLSIALVDELTEALQLTKAAVVLATHDRQLRRDTEAWPQLRLGQ